TTCGTCGAGTCGCGTTTGCTCACACGTTACCAGTAACTCCGCTAGATCGATCATGTTGGGAACGATGTCGAGGAAGCATGTTAACATCTCCCGATCATGCTGCGTCATTAACCCGAGACACTCATTATCACAGTAGCACTGCAGTATTGCTCGATACAGAAAGTAGATTTCATCGTGCAGAACGATGCTCAACAGGCGAGCCGCATCATGGTGTACCAGGAATGAACGGAATGATTTCATCGCAAGAACCAACAGGAAAAAGGTTTTCCGGCAGGATCGATAAAACGCACGATCATTTCCTTCGCTCTGCTGGCCAGCGCCTCCTTTGCTCCGAGAGCCAGTAGCCTTTGCGTTCAGCTCTTTAGCGAATCGAAGAAGGTTTTGCAACGCCTGCTGGTGTCGGGTATAGAGCTTCAGCAGCTCTTGCTTCACCGGTAAATgattcaccagcagcacactatCGGTAGTTAGCACAAATGGAATGTCATTGAACGATTCCTCATATTCTACGTACGTTCCTGGGGCTGCTATCTTATAGCTCAACCACTTATCTTCTGCTTCAGGAGATTTGATGTTATACACTTTTAGGTCGTTTGTGAGTACATACGTCTGGAAGTGTCCACTACACACGTCCAGCACATGCCGAAAGTGAGTGCATACCGTTGGTGTGCTCACATTACCCGTTCCTGATTCCGTTAGTTGCGCACTAATATCCTGATTTCTATTCAGGTCACCCCAAAGCAATACCTGTCCTTCGATCGTAAGCACACATGAGTAGTCGCAACAGGAAGCCATCTTCTCGACGTTACAGATATTCAGTTGAAATACCTTATCGCGGCGTATGTGGTCCCCGGTTCCTAATTGACCTGCAAAcaagaaaaatgtaaaatcgtGGTGAACTACAATCCATCCAATTTGGCCGAAGTGAACTATAACAAAGTTCATTATGGCATCCGTTTGGTTCTAAAAATAGCATCATTTCTCCACACCAACATCTTTCGATCACACCAACATCTTTCGAAATCactttcccattttcattcGCGATCCTTTTGTGGAAAGATCTTTCGATGATTGTACAACGCACCCGGTTCATCACGTCGTTATATCCGTCGTACCTACGGTAAGTAGTCGGGCATGATAGGAACCATATCGACAGACTTACGCAACGGTGTTGCCGGTTGAATCTCTTTGCTAGGCTAGCGAAAATGAGTCAAGTCGGTGAGATGGGAAGCGGTGCTGGTaagggtggtggcggtggaggcaGTATCCGAGAGGCTGGTGGATCTTTCGGCAAAATGGAAGCGGCACATGAAGAGGAGTACTTTTACAAGCAACAGCGGGAGCAGTTGGAGAAACTCAAAGCCAAAAAGGACGATTCGTCGTCTGGTTCTACTCAACCGGGAGGCAAACAGTAGTCGACCGCTTACCGCTTGCTTACCTTTGTTCACCTTCCCGAAG
This sequence is a window from Anopheles darlingi chromosome 3, idAnoDarlMG_H_01, whole genome shotgun sequence. Protein-coding genes within it:
- the LOC125958095 gene encoding ATPase inhibitor A, mitochondrial-like, which produces MIVQRTRFITSLYPSYLRLAKMSQVGEMGSGAGKGGGGGGSIREAGGSFGKMEAAHEEEYFYKQQREQLEKLKAKKDDSSSGSTQPGGKQ